In the Candidatus Paceibacterota bacterium genome, GGCCATGATTCGCCGGATGCCTGGCACCTTTTGCTGTTGCGCCCAGGGACTCTGCCCCGCCGCTGGCTGTTGCGCGCCTTGCGCATTCACCTCCACGTTCGCCTGTGTCACTCCCGGCATCGCCTTCAACGCCTGTTCGCTCTCCAGCTTGATCTGGTTTGCGATGTCCGGATTGCCCGTCGTCAGTTGCAGCGCGACACTGACCACTCCGTTGTTAACCGCAACCTGCTTCACGAGGCCAAAGGATACAATGTCCCGGCTGTAGCCCGGGTACTTGACTGCTCGCAGCGCGTTCTTGATGTCGTGGTCCGTCAGCATGTGCAGATGATTCGGTTTAACGCCGCAATGTAGGGCGAAGCAGAATGAAGTCAAAAGCATTCCCTTTGGCATTCCCCTTGGCTCTTGTCTTCGCTCATGCCCGCAACGGGCTTTGACCCCTTCCACCGAGCATGTTAGCCTGAGTGCAGGGCAAATGAAGACCTCGCTCTCCATCGGTGAATACCTCATCCAACGGCTTTACGCGCATGGGGTGCGCCATGTATTTGGCATTCCTGGAGACTACGTGCTTGGTTTCTACGACCAGCTCTTCCGCAGCAAGCTGCGCCTGATCAACACTTGTGACGAGCAGGGCGCCGGCTTTGCCGCCGACGCCTACGCCCGTGTGCGCGGCCTGGGAGCGGTCTGCGTGACTTATTGCGTCGGCGGCTTGAAGGTCGCCAACACCACCGCCGAAGCCTTCGCGGAGAAGTCTCCCGTCGTCGTCATCAGCGGCGCGCCCGGCATCAAAGAACGCGAGAAGAATCCCCTGCTCCACCACAAGGTCCGCGAGTTCGACACCCAGAAGAAGGTCTTCGAAGAGTTGACCGTTGCCTCAACCGTACTTGGCGATCCGCAGACTGCCTTCCAGGAGATAGACCGGGTGCTGCATGCAGCGCTGCGTTACAAGCGGCCCGTCTACATTGAACTCCCCCGCGATCTCGTCACGGTGCCCGGAATCCCCCACCACCAGCCCCCCGAGCTCCACGAGCGGAGCGATCCCCGGAGCCTGCGCGAAGCCCTTGCCGAAGCCGGGCAGATGATTGCCCGCGCCCGCCGGCCGGTCATTCTTGCCGACGTGGAGGTCCACCGGTTCGGCTTGCAGGATCAACTGCTTAAGCTTGCCCGCAAAACAAACATCCCGGTCGCTGCCACCGTGCTTGGCAAGTCCGTCATCGGCGAGCACCAGCCGTTCTATCTCGGGGTCTATGAAGGCGCGATGGGCCGGGAGGACGTGCGCCAGTATGTCGAGCACAGCGACTGCGTCATCCTCCTCGGTGCTTTCATGACGGACATCAACCTCGGCATTTACACTGCCCGCCTCGATCCCGCCCGCTCCATCTACGCTACCAGCGAGAAGCTCTCCATCCGCTACCACACATACGAAGAAGTACGATTTAAAGACTTCGTTCGCGGCCTGGTGCGCCTCCCTCTCCGCCGGCGCAAGCTGGGCCGGATCCCCCGCCCCGCGCAAGTCACTGTGCAGGCCGCGCGACGCGCTCCGTACCCTCGCAAGCCGCTTACCGTGCGGCGCCTCTTCGAACGCCTAAACGCCTTCCTCTCGGACCGCACGGTCGTTGTGGCTGATGTGGGCGATGCTCTGTTCGGCGCCGCGGACCTGTTCATCCGCGCGCGCACCGAATTCATCAGCCCGGCCTACTACACCTCAATGGGCTTCGCTGTGCCCGCCAGCATCGGCGCACAATTGGCCAACCCGAAGCTGCGCCCCCTCGTCCTGGTCGGCGACGGGGCCTTCCAGATGACCGGCCTGGAACTGGCCACCGTGGCCCGCTACCAGCTCAACCCCATCGTCGTGCTGCTCAATAACGGCGGTTACGGCACCGAACGGCACATGCAGGACGGCCCTTACAACGATGTCTGGCCGTGGCGATACCATCGCCTGCCGGAAGTCCTGGGAACGGGGAGGGGCTTCGTCGTGGAAACCGAGGCCGAACTGGACCGCGCGCTGCTGGAGGCTGAGAAATGGACCACGAGTTTCTGCCTGCTGGAAGTACGGCTCACCACGCTCGACCGCTCGCCGGCGCTCGACCGACTGGCGGCGCGGTTGGCCCGGCGCCTATAATCAAGCCCAGCCTGTCGCACGGGGTTCTTTCCAGCATGCGTTCCCTCAGTCGTACGCTGGAAGGTTGCGCTTGAAACCACCTGCTGCCCCTGCTACCATGCGCCAGTGAATCCGAATTCTGTCGTGCCTCGCCTTTCGCCCGGCTCCTCTCAGCGGTATCTGCCGTTCATCGCAGCCGCCGGTCTTGCCCTTGCGAGTCTTGGGCTCGCCGGGTGCCGCCACACGGAGCCCTGCACCTGCACACTTCCAGCCTCAGCGGCGGCTCACATGGCAACGAAGCAGGCGCCTGTGACTGCCACCCCGAACACCAACAAGCCGGCTGCGACGGCCAAACGCTACACCTACACGCCGCGCGTATATCCAGTGGACGAGCGAGGGTTTTCGCCAGTGGACAAGGCCCTGGCCAAGGCCTACGCCCGTGAGGACATGGTAACGGATGATGCCGAGGGATCGCTCAACCCTTACGTAATGAAGGTCATTTCCGCCTATCCGCTCGACGGCTCATATCCCTATCATTGCGGTTGGACACCCCGGGAATACGACATCTACAACGGGGTGACGCAGGACCTCTGGTACAAGGGCATGGTGGTCGCCAAAGCCTACCCGGACGGATCGCGCTGCAGCTATTGCTGCGGATTCACGTTCGAGGCGTTTGTGCGGGCGATGAAGCTGCGCAACGTGCAGAAGGGACTGGACCCGGACGACTTCAACGGCATGACGTTCAGCGATCTGTTCAACCTGCTGCAGCTTTGGTACATCGAAGGCCCGGGCGACTGCGAACAGCGGGGCATCGTGGGTTACGGGCTGGGGCGCGCGATCACGGACTTCGAGGAGGTGCGACCTGGGGATTTCCTCAGCTATAGCACGACACCCTCGGGCGGCCACGCCGTCATCTTCATTGAGTGGGTTCGGGACGAGCAAAACAAAATTGTCGGCATGAAGTATTTCTCGTCCAATCTTTCGGGCTCGCGCGGCGTAGGCTATGGCACGGGCCGGTTTAGCGATTCTACGGCGAATGGGCGCGGCCTGCTCCGCAAATCGCTGCGCATTGCGCGCGTTGGGGCAATCAAGGATTATAAGGCATTTGATCGCGCGGCCATTCCGCAACGCAACGCCTACTTGCCAACCCAGCCGAACCGCTACATCTACCTGCCCGCTCCGGCCGAGGCTCCAACGCCGACGGCGGGCAATTAGCCCCGCCTGGCAGGGGTCCGGCAGCGCGCGTACACGCCAATCAGGCGTTTCCTTTACAACTTCTCTTTGTCGTAGAACAGCACCAGGGCGGCCACGACGTCGGCCTCGATGCGGAAAGTGCGGACGCAGACTCGATGGCGCCGGTTTCGCGCCTGCAGCACGAGGTCCGGCTGGAAGGTGGCCATCGCTCGCCAGACAGCATCAGAAATCGAACCATCCGGCTTCAGCAAGTCACCAGCAGTGCACTTGGCCACGACATCCCGAGGGACATTCTGGCGGATGGTAGCCAAGTCCATGCCGATAACCGCCTCGAGCATCCTCGCCACCTCGGACGACTGCCAGGCAGCAGGCCCTTCGCCAGTAGTGAAGAGGAAAATGTGGTGCAAGGCGGAGAAAGGCATGCCGGCGGCTACTTGGGGTGGAAGTGCGGGTGGCCCAGATGCTGTTTCCGGCTCGGGGGCAGGTAAGACTAGGGCCCGTGCTGCGGAAGAATCACTCGGAGACGATGCCTGCGGTTGGGCGGGAACTGGCACTGGCTCCGGTGGCGGTACGGCAACAGTTGGAGCCGCGGGGACGCCTTTCTCGGAAATGCCGGGCAGGTTGTAAAGCGGAACCCACTCCGGGAGGCCGTCATGCCAGGCCCAGTAGTCAGTGTCGAGGTACTTCTCCGCGGCGAGGTCTCGCCTGATCTGGTCGAGTGTATAGGGACCTTGCCGTTGGCCGCCAGGTTTGGATAAGTAGATTTGTACGCCTGCACCCATAGAACGAATCATTTCTCCTCCCGGCAGCAATGTCCACAAAAATTACACCGTCGCCGGCGTCGAGTTGCGATGATTGAAGCGGATACGGTATTGACATCTGGATTGGAGGGCATACTGTATATATATACAGTATGACAGGCCTAACGCGAAAACAGCAGCAGATTCTTGATTTCATCCAAAAATGGCAGCAAACGCAGGGCGCAACACCTACTTACCAGGAAATTGCCAGCCAGTTTAGTTTCCGCAGCCTCAACTCTGTAACGGAGCATGTGCGGTTGCTGCGCCAAAAGGGCTGCCTCGAATCCCAACCCGGCAAGGCGCGGGCGTTGCGCGTCACGTCCCCGCTCGCAAAGCTCCGCAACCGCATCGCGGACATTCCGCTATTTGGTTCAATTCCAGCGGGCTTGCCGCAAGTCCGCGAGCAGGATGCCGAAGGCTGCGTCTCGGTGGATGTGGAAAGCATCGGATACAAGCCAACACGGAACGCTTTTGCTTTGCGCGTGACGGGTGATTCCATGATTGGCCGGCACATTCTCGACGGCGATTTTGTCGTTCTGGAACACGGGCTGGAACCGCGCAACGGGCAGATCGTCGCCGCTCTCATTGACGGGGCAAGCACGCTCAAAACCTTTGTCCTGAAAGGCGGGAAGCCGTATTTGCGAGCGGAGAACCCGAAGTATCCCGACTTGATCCCCGCGCAAGAGTTGATGATTCAGGGCGTGTTCAAGGCGCTCATCCGAAAAGCGAAGGGATGAACGATGCCCCGCACTATTATCCATCTCGACGCCGACGCCTTCTTCGCGTCCGTTGAGCAAGCCGCCGACACGCGGCTGCGGGGCAAGCCCGTCGCTGTCGGCGGCGAAAGCCGCGGCATCATTGCTTCGGCTTCCTACGAGGCGCGCCAGTTCGGCATCTACACGCCGATGCCCACAGCCAGGGCGCGAAAACTGTGCCCGAAGCTCATCGTGCTCCCCGGCGACTATGAACGCTACGAGCAATTTTCCAACTGGATGTTTGGCTACGCCTACGATTTCACGCCGAGCGTGGAGCAGACTTCGATTGACGAAGGCTATTTCGACATCACTGCCAACCGCAGCGCACCGTCTGTCGCAATTGCATTGACCATCAGCAAGGCAATCCGCCAATCGCTGAAAATCACCGTCAGCGAGGGCATCGGCTCGAACAAGCTCGTCAGCCAGATTGCGTCCAAGCTCAACAAGCCCGCCGCGCTGCAAACTGTGCCCCCGGGACAGGAGAAACAATTTCTTCGTCCACTGCCGAATTGCTGGTTGCCGGGCATCGGGCCGAAAACCGCCGCGCGGTTGAACGCGGCGGGGCTCGCGGACATCGGGCAGATTGCCGCAACGCCCGTTGACCTGCTCGCGCTGCCCCTGGGCAATCAGGCGCCCGTCCTGCGGCAGTTCGCCAACGGGGTGGACGACCGCCCGCTGGTTCCCGCCAGTGCACCGCAGAAATCATACAGCCAGCAGGAAACGTTCAGCCAGGACGTGACGGACGAGGAATACGTCGAGGCCGTGCTGCGGCGCATGGCCGACCGTTTGTTTGCCACGGTGCGCGAGGAGGACCGAAGTGTGCGCACGCTGGCCGTGAAGGTGCGTTACAACGACCGCGATGAAAACCAGCGCGCCGAAAGCCTGGCCGAACCTACCGACCTGGAAACGGACATTTACGGGCGCTTGCGCGGGCTGCTGCGCGAGGCGTGGCAGCGGCGCGTGAGCCTGCGCATGGTGTCGCTGAAATTATCCAACGTGTACGACGGCATGTTCCGTGGCGAATTGCCGCTCGACCTCAACACCCGCAATCACGAAGCACACGAACGGCTGGCGTCGGCGCTGGACGAGTTGCGGCGCAACAAGGGTTGGTCGGTTGTTTTGCGCGGCCACGATTTGCGTCTGCGCGCCGCGCCGCAGGGTGCGGAAACGCGGGGCACGGCGTGTGGCGCACGGAATACCGCAGGATCGAGACGGCTCGCGCCGGCTGCCGCAGGGATGCGAAATACTGCCCGTTACGTGCCGCTGCGCGTTCGCAGTTACTACACGTTTCTCGACTCGACCCTTTCGCCCGCCGCGATCGTCAACCTAGCCGAACAACATGGCATGACGGCGATTGCTTTGACGGACATCGGCAATGTGCACGGCGCGGTCGAGTTCGCGCAGGCCGCGAAGCGTGCGGGCATCAAACCGCTTTTGGGCACGGAATTGCAAGTGAACGGGTATCCGCTCTTGCTCTACGTCGAATCGGATCGCGGCTATCACAATTTGAACCGGCTGTTGTCGCTCCAGGCTGAAAAGGAGGAGGAGGGCGCGGCAGCAGCCCGGCAACGCCGCCCCGTCGCGCTTGAGCACTTGGGTGGCCTCACAGACGGTCTGATAGCCGTGAGTGCGGACTTGCGGCTGGCTGAGTTGTTTCCCGGTCGTTTCTACCGGATGGCAATGAAAAGATCCTTCCCCTCATCGGCTGCGGAAAGGGAGTTTCCCATCGTTGTGTGTCCGGCGATTCGATACGCGCTGCCGGGTGACCGGATGAAATACGACATCGTGCAATCCATTCGCACGCTGACCTTGCTTCGTCAGGAGCACCCGGCCAAACGCAGGAACGGGCGGTTTCACTTCCGCGCGCCGGCAGAAATGGCCGGGGCGTGCCGCGAGCATCCCGAGTGGCTCGCACACTCGCTTGAAATCGCCGAGCGGTGCAACTTCGAGCTGCCATTCGGCAAACCGCAATTCCCCGCGTTTATTCCGCCGGACGGTTCATCGCCGCGCGAGTTCCTCCACAAGCTGGTGATGACCGGCGCGCGGCGGTGCTACCCGGCCTCGCGGCTCTCGACGCTCAGTTCCCAAATTAATCAGGAGTTGAGCATCATCAGCGCCGTCGGTTACGAAGAATACTTTCTCGTCGTCTGGAACATACTGCAGCACTGCCGCGCGCACGGCATCGAGTGGATAACGCGCGGCAGCGCGGCGGATTCGCTCGTCTGTTATTGCCTCGGCATTTCCGATGTCTGCCCCATTCGCTTCGGCCTCTATTTCCGCCGCTTTCTGAATCCGGAGCGCATGGGGCTTAACAAACTGCCGGACATTGACATTGATTTCCCGCACGACCGCAAAGACGACGTGGTGGATCTCATCTTTGCCAAATACGGCCGGGAGCATTGCGCCGTGGTGGGTGGCTTTTCGACGTTCCAGGCCCGCAGCGCGTTCGCGGACGTGGCGAAAGTGCTCGGCGTGGCTGAACGTGAAGTGCGCCGCTTCACCGACCATTTCCCGTGGAGCTTCGGCGGCGGCTGGATACCGGCGGAACACACGCCCAGCGGCGGGGCGACATTGCGCCAGTTGCTCGCCGCCAGTCCTGAAAACCGCGACCTGCCGCTGAACGAAGAACCGTTCAAGACCGCGCTGGATATGGCGGAGTTCCTGGACGGTTTCCCGCGCTACCCGAAGATGCACCCGTGCGGCGTCGTGCTCTCGCGCCAGCCGATGCACGAGCTGACGCCGACGTTCATTTCCAACAAGGGCTATCCCACCACGCACTTCGATATGGACGCCGTGGAAGCCATTGGACTGGTGAAGGTGGATGTGCTCGCGCAAGGCGGGCTGGCCGTAATGCGCGACGCGAAGGCGTCGCTGGCGGGGCGTGGGGTGGAAGTGGATCTGCAAACTTGCACTGCGCGGCAAAGGGTGACGGACACCTCTAAAAGCGCCCCTCTCTCGGCGGAGAGCCGCCCTCCCCATGAACCCCGGTTCGACGGATATTCCCCTCACTCCGACCCTCTCTCCCTCCGACGGGGAGAGAGTGCCCCCCGGACGGAGGATGGGCTGGAGCCGTGGCAAGCCCCGCAGGTTTGGGAAACGATTTCCAGCGGCGGCGCCCGGGCGGTGCACCACATTGAAAGCCCGGCCATGACCAGCCTGTGCCGCCAATGCAATGTACGCGACATTGACACGCTGATTGCCATTGTGAGCGTCATCCGGCCCGGTGCGGCCAACGAAGGAAAGAAACTGGCCTTCACGCGGCGCTATCAGAAGCTTGAACCGGTGACGTATCCGCATCCGTCGCTGGAACCCGTATTGCGCGACACGTTCGGGCTGGTGGTCTATGAGGAGCACATTCTGCAAATCTGCGAAGCGTTCGCCGGCTTGCCACCCGGACGCGCGGACGTATTGCGGCGCGCGTTGAACAAACAAAAGCGCGCTGTCATCGCGGAGCTTCGAGAGGAATTCTTCGCGTCGGCCAGGGCGCGCGGACATGCGCCGGAGAAAATCGAAGAAGTATTCGGCTTGGTCACCGGCTTTGCCGGTTACGCCTTCTGCAAGGCCCATTCGACGGCGTACGGCGTTGAGGCCTACCAAGCCGCCTGGCTCAAGCACAATTACCCGGCGGAATTCATGGCGGCGGTGCTGACCAACGGCAAGGGATTTTACGACCCGCTCGTTTATGTGCTGGAAAGCTACCGGCTCGGATTGACATTTCTGCCGCCGACTGTCAATGAACCTGGGCCGGGGTTTCAGGCGGTAGCGTGTTCCCTCTCGCTCCGCAAGGAACGAACGGGGAGATCGCCAGAGAGAGGTGAAACACAAGCGCCTCCTCTTTCCAAGCCTCTCCTCCACCACGCAGAGGAGAGGAACACGACCCCAAACGCCATCCGCGTTCCATTGATCCGCGCCAAAGGACTCACCCAGCGCACGATCACACGGCTGCTGGCCCAACGCGAGTGCGGACCATTCACTTCGCTGGCTGACTTTCATCACCGGGTAAAACCGTTGCCGGAGGAACTGGAGACGATGATTCGCGCGGGCGGCTTCGATGAGTTCAGCCAATCGCGCACACGGCAGTTTTGGGAAGCCCAGCAGCTGGCGAATTCTGAAGTCCTAAGTCCTAAGTCCAAAATCGGGAATCAGAATTTAGAGTTCGATTTCGATGCGAGCACGAATCCGATTTCGGACTTCTTCATCCAGAATCCCGCTTTGCTTGGTGAACCGACGCAGCGCGAGCGGCTGGAAGCCGAAACGGAATTGTTCGGCTACGCGGTGAGCGGGCACCCGCTGGAATTGTATGACAGCGTCGCGTGGGACACGTATTGCCCCGTGGCGCGGCTGGGCGAACATACCGGCGAAACGGTGGTAACGTGCGGGCTGGTAGTCGAGCAGCGGACGCATCACCAGATCACCGGCGAGCCGATGAAATTTCTCACGCTGGCGGATTGGACAGGCATGGTGGAAACGGAACTGTTCACACGGACCTACCAAAGCTACGGCCTGGCGACCGTGCGCTATCCCGTGCTGGAAGTCACTGCAACGGTAGAGCCGTTTGAGAACGGACGGGGATTTTCGTTGCGCGTATTACGAGCAGGAAAGCCCCGGAAGCTGGTACGCGAGGCGGGGGTCGAACCCACAACCTTCGGCTCCGGAGTTCGAATTTCACCGTTCACCACACCCCGGACCGACTAATTGTTACTGCCTGCAACACTCGTTTCAGGCCCATTTCTATTGGTCCAATTGCGTGTCTGCCATTTTCAAACACCGACCGCTACCCTACGTAACTTTTAGCACTTTTGGGCAACCCTAGCCAACAAAGTGGCCAACGGAGCCAGCAACACTAGGCAACGGCTTCAGCCCACGCAATCAGCTCGCG is a window encoding:
- a CDS encoding thiamine pyrophosphate-binding protein yields the protein MKTSLSIGEYLIQRLYAHGVRHVFGIPGDYVLGFYDQLFRSKLRLINTCDEQGAGFAADAYARVRGLGAVCVTYCVGGLKVANTTAEAFAEKSPVVVISGAPGIKEREKNPLLHHKVREFDTQKKVFEELTVASTVLGDPQTAFQEIDRVLHAALRYKRPVYIELPRDLVTVPGIPHHQPPELHERSDPRSLREALAEAGQMIARARRPVILADVEVHRFGLQDQLLKLARKTNIPVAATVLGKSVIGEHQPFYLGVYEGAMGREDVRQYVEHSDCVILLGAFMTDINLGIYTARLDPARSIYATSEKLSIRYHTYEEVRFKDFVRGLVRLPLRRRKLGRIPRPAQVTVQAARRAPYPRKPLTVRRLFERLNAFLSDRTVVVADVGDALFGAADLFIRARTEFISPAYYTSMGFAVPASIGAQLANPKLRPLVLVGDGAFQMTGLELATVARYQLNPIVVLLNNGGYGTERHMQDGPYNDVWPWRYHRLPEVLGTGRGFVVETEAELDRALLEAEKWTTSFCLLEVRLTTLDRSPALDRLAARLARRL
- the lexA gene encoding transcriptional repressor LexA → MTGLTRKQQQILDFIQKWQQTQGATPTYQEIASQFSFRSLNSVTEHVRLLRQKGCLESQPGKARALRVTSPLAKLRNRIADIPLFGSIPAGLPQVREQDAEGCVSVDVESIGYKPTRNAFALRVTGDSMIGRHILDGDFVVLEHGLEPRNGQIVAALIDGASTLKTFVLKGGKPYLRAENPKYPDLIPAQELMIQGVFKALIRKAKG
- the dinB gene encoding DNA polymerase IV, coding for MPRTIIHLDADAFFASVEQAADTRLRGKPVAVGGESRGIIASASYEARQFGIYTPMPTARARKLCPKLIVLPGDYERYEQFSNWMFGYAYDFTPSVEQTSIDEGYFDITANRSAPSVAIALTISKAIRQSLKITVSEGIGSNKLVSQIASKLNKPAALQTVPPGQEKQFLRPLPNCWLPGIGPKTAARLNAAGLADIGQIAATPVDLLALPLGNQAPVLRQFANGVDDRPLVPASAPQKSYSQQETFSQDVTDEEYVEAVLRRMADRLFATVREEDRSVRTLAVKVRYNDRDENQRAESLAEPTDLETDIYGRLRGLLREAWQRRVSLRMVSLKLSNVYDGMFRGELPLDLNTRNHEAHERLASALDELRRNKGWSVVLRGHDLRLRAAPQGAETRGTACGARNTAGSRRLAPAAAGMRNTARYVPLRVRSYYTFLDSTLSPAAIVNLAEQHGMTAIALTDIGNVHGAVEFAQAAKRAGIKPLLGTELQVNGYPLLLYVESDRGYHNLNRLLSLQAEKEEEGAAAARQRRPVALEHLGGLTDGLIAVSADLRLAELFPGRFYRMAMKRSFPSSAAEREFPIVVCPAIRYALPGDRMKYDIVQSIRTLTLLRQEHPAKRRNGRFHFRAPAEMAGACREHPEWLAHSLEIAERCNFELPFGKPQFPAFIPPDGSSPREFLHKLVMTGARRCYPASRLSTLSSQINQELSIISAVGYEEYFLVVWNILQHCRAHGIEWITRGSAADSLVCYCLGISDVCPIRFGLYFRRFLNPERMGLNKLPDIDIDFPHDRKDDVVDLIFAKYGREHCAVVGGFSTFQARSAFADVAKVLGVAEREVRRFTDHFPWSFGGGWIPAEHTPSGGATLRQLLAASPENRDLPLNEEPFKTALDMAEFLDGFPRYPKMHPCGVVLSRQPMHELTPTFISNKGYPTTHFDMDAVEAIGLVKVDVLAQGGLAVMRDAKASLAGRGVEVDLQTCTARQRVTDTSKSAPLSAESRPPHEPRFDGYSPHSDPLSLRRGESAPRTEDGLEPWQAPQVWETISSGGARAVHHIESPAMTSLCRQCNVRDIDTLIAIVSVIRPGAANEGKKLAFTRRYQKLEPVTYPHPSLEPVLRDTFGLVVYEEHILQICEAFAGLPPGRADVLRRALNKQKRAVIAELREEFFASARARGHAPEKIEEVFGLVTGFAGYAFCKAHSTAYGVEAYQAAWLKHNYPAEFMAAVLTNGKGFYDPLVYVLESYRLGLTFLPPTVNEPGPGFQAVACSLSLRKERTGRSPERGETQAPPLSKPLLHHAEERNTTPNAIRVPLIRAKGLTQRTITRLLAQRECGPFTSLADFHHRVKPLPEELETMIRAGGFDEFSQSRTRQFWEAQQLANSEVLSPKSKIGNQNLEFDFDASTNPISDFFIQNPALLGEPTQRERLEAETELFGYAVSGHPLELYDSVAWDTYCPVARLGEHTGETVVTCGLVVEQRTHHQITGEPMKFLTLADWTGMVETELFTRTYQSYGLATVRYPVLEVTATVEPFENGRGFSLRVLRAGKPRKLVREAGVEPTTFGSGVRISPFTTPRTD